A single window of Granulicella cerasi DNA harbors:
- a CDS encoding thioesterase II family protein, with protein MNDWIPLRLLESASATPRLFCLPHAGSGAAGFFRWRRMVSAWNVCPVQLPGRDARMMEPAITDATALVDAMHAALKPHLTQPYALFGHSMGALLAALWAQRIEREGLLQPMALVLSGRGAPSERPVFPLLETMSDEELLHALDARFGGDSATTLMADPELRAHYLPLLRADLAVVDSADVTRFVEPLRVSTYVLRGADDPAVPLASAERWRRHGAGAFRLQSFPGNHFFHFNDSEAAVLKLLEEIATAPSR; from the coding sequence GTGAACGACTGGATACCACTTCGGCTGCTGGAGTCAGCAAGCGCAACACCGCGACTGTTTTGTCTGCCGCACGCAGGTTCGGGCGCGGCGGGGTTCTTCCGCTGGCGGCGCATGGTCTCCGCGTGGAATGTGTGCCCGGTGCAGTTGCCGGGGCGCGATGCGCGCATGATGGAGCCTGCGATCACGGACGCGACGGCGTTGGTGGACGCGATGCATGCGGCGTTGAAGCCGCATCTGACGCAGCCGTATGCGCTCTTCGGGCACAGTATGGGCGCGTTGCTGGCGGCGTTGTGGGCGCAGAGGATCGAGCGGGAAGGTTTGCTGCAGCCGATGGCGCTGGTGCTATCGGGGCGTGGTGCGCCGAGCGAGCGGCCGGTGTTTCCGCTGCTTGAAACGATGAGCGACGAAGAGCTGTTGCACGCGCTCGATGCGCGCTTCGGCGGCGATAGCGCGACGACGCTGATGGCTGACCCGGAGCTGCGCGCGCATTATCTGCCTCTGCTGCGGGCGGACCTTGCGGTAGTCGACAGTGCGGATGTGACGCGGTTTGTCGAGCCTCTGCGGGTGTCGACGTATGTGCTGCGCGGAGCGGACGATCCTGCGGTGCCGTTGGCGAGCGCGGAGCGTTGGCGGCGGCACGGGGCGGGGGCGTTCCGGCTGCAGAGTTTTCCGGGAAATCACTTCTTTCACTTCAACGACAGCGAAGCTGCGGTGTTGAAGCTGCTGGAAGAGATTGCTACCGCTCCGTCCAGGTAA
- a CDS encoding 4'-phosphopantetheinyl transferase family protein, giving the protein MAAEAADQIIVGLMRTAQATPAEYAAALVLLSSEERDRAARFLREEPRQEFVFARALFRRMASQRLGIAPQAVTLRFGERGKPMTEELEFNLSHTRGLVACALGGRIAVGIDIEADSSQIEALELAETAFSPSDVAELRNLADPVAQRYWFLQRWTEREAVAKCLGQGIADPRALHGDWSQGVTLESLSVGDGYFGSLAYSAQACCSVVEQWWLLGAL; this is encoded by the coding sequence GTGGCAGCCGAAGCGGCAGATCAGATCATCGTGGGCCTGATGCGAACGGCGCAGGCGACGCCCGCAGAATACGCCGCCGCGCTGGTCCTGCTGTCCTCTGAGGAACGCGATCGAGCTGCGAGGTTCCTGAGGGAGGAGCCGCGGCAGGAGTTTGTGTTTGCCCGGGCGCTGTTCCGGCGCATGGCATCGCAACGGCTGGGCATCGCTCCGCAGGCCGTAACGTTACGTTTCGGCGAGCGGGGCAAGCCGATGACCGAGGAGCTGGAGTTCAATCTGAGCCACACGCGAGGGCTGGTGGCCTGTGCGCTGGGGGGCAGGATTGCCGTGGGAATCGATATTGAGGCCGATTCTTCCCAGATAGAGGCGCTGGAACTGGCAGAGACGGCGTTCTCACCCTCGGACGTCGCCGAGTTGCGCAACCTGGCAGATCCGGTCGCCCAGCGATATTGGTTTTTGCAGCGTTGGACGGAGCGGGAGGCGGTAGCGAAGTGTCTGGGACAGGGAATCGCTGATCCTAGGGCCTTGCACGGGGATTGGAGCCAGGGGGTAACTCTTGAGAGTCTGTCAGTTGGCGATGGATACTTCGGCTCTCTTGCTTATTCGGCGCAGGCATGTTGTTCTGTGGTGGAGCAATGGTGGTTGCTCGGCGCACTTTGA
- a CDS encoding O-antigen ligase family protein → MQIIVLIPCLICAFALFRYSVPHVFLRYFLPFFVLFPSYYYWKISALPPITVGQSALLPIGAAIVLTLMRRWRFTTSDIWIGLFLLSTCVTEYKAERTTAAIFNLYYGVCEGLIPYMIGKVLIEQSGIRAATARRIVTLMTICGIISLYEYRMSINPFTLVWGRFFQNESFAWKTQLRWGFGRVSGPYGQSELAGMVILFGIMLAVWVSYAKPWPEKFPWFPNHPLNVKTIIFILLAIFLFTTQARGPWLGCLFALPIAFIGKSKHIWRNCVLFFGITLPILGFTYVQVKQHLVNADPSSAEAQTAQYRALLFDNYKPTAIAGGPFGWGQAFRRVPGQESIDNEYLFIWLTQGWVGLASMCLLGVEALIRLFAAAAVTKDRMDRFFAFSLFGTYAGLLLTVGTVFLGNQPYELFFLIAGWSQVLNRVQPEQPKLEFHNVMA, encoded by the coding sequence ATGCAAATCATCGTCCTCATCCCGTGCTTGATTTGCGCGTTCGCTCTCTTCCGATACTCCGTTCCGCACGTCTTCCTGCGCTACTTCCTGCCGTTCTTCGTGCTCTTCCCGTCGTATTACTACTGGAAGATTTCGGCGCTGCCGCCGATCACGGTCGGCCAGTCGGCACTGCTGCCTATCGGCGCCGCCATCGTGCTCACGCTCATGCGCCGCTGGCGCTTTACCACCTCCGACATCTGGATCGGCCTTTTCCTTCTCAGCACCTGCGTTACGGAATACAAAGCCGAGCGCACGACCGCCGCCATCTTCAACCTCTACTACGGCGTCTGCGAAGGCCTCATCCCTTACATGATCGGCAAGGTGCTGATCGAGCAATCAGGCATCCGCGCCGCCACCGCGCGACGCATCGTCACGCTCATGACCATCTGCGGCATCATCTCGCTCTACGAGTACCGCATGAGCATCAACCCCTTCACGCTCGTGTGGGGACGCTTCTTCCAGAACGAATCCTTTGCCTGGAAGACGCAGCTGCGTTGGGGATTCGGCCGCGTCTCCGGCCCTTACGGTCAGTCCGAGCTTGCCGGCATGGTCATCCTCTTCGGCATCATGCTGGCCGTGTGGGTTTCCTACGCAAAGCCCTGGCCCGAAAAGTTTCCCTGGTTCCCGAACCACCCGCTCAACGTGAAGACGATCATCTTCATCCTGCTGGCGATCTTCCTCTTCACCACGCAGGCGCGCGGCCCGTGGCTCGGCTGCCTCTTCGCGCTGCCCATCGCCTTCATCGGCAAAAGCAAACACATCTGGCGCAACTGCGTTCTGTTCTTTGGCATCACGCTGCCGATCCTTGGTTTCACCTACGTGCAGGTCAAGCAACATCTCGTCAATGCAGACCCCTCGAGCGCCGAAGCGCAGACCGCGCAATATCGCGCCCTGCTCTTCGACAACTACAAGCCCACCGCGATCGCCGGCGGCCCCTTCGGTTGGGGACAGGCCTTCCGCCGCGTGCCTGGGCAGGAGTCCATCGACAACGAGTACCTCTTCATCTGGCTCACGCAGGGATGGGTTGGGCTCGCCTCCATGTGTCTGCTCGGCGTGGAAGCGCTCATCCGCCTCTTCGCTGCAGCCGCCGTCACCAAAGACCGCATGGACCGCTTCTTCGCGTTCTCACTCTTCGGCACCTATGCCGGGTTATTGCTCACCGTGGGAACAGTGTTTCTCGGCAACCAGCCCTATGAGCTCTTCTTCCTCATCGCAGGATGGTCGCAGGTGCTGAACCGCGTGCAGCCTGAGCAGCCCAAGCTGGAGTTCCACAATGTCATGGCGTAA